A stretch of Imperialibacter roseus DNA encodes these proteins:
- a CDS encoding right-handed parallel beta-helix repeat-containing protein, producing the protein MKVKQLVGMLTCLVMLVFAISCGDDEPAPSKFKLEADIDFSPENPAVNEEITLDASGSVDADAIGFTAEWTLLSQPAGSTTEITNADAIIASLIPDVEGDYEVQLKISNADEGVNDTKQVTISALAPGYVELSGLIDSDMTLENINLDPTLVDYLVTGDVSVLAVLTVEPGVVIHFQEDKMMKIEQGGTLLAAGTEADSIIFTTANEEADLFWKGLYIQSASAQNILKYAEVSYAGNTAMDFNGADYMAGVGVNGGGNIKIENSLFAANKGYGVYLDDDGGKLNTFKDNLFVDNENGMAVWAETAASVDNTTAFTNSTNADVEIFSSSIAEATEITWKALSNDARYTVSGDIDVNGVLNVAPGAKFGLDEDVMITVDGAFIAAGTAESPIEFTTSDEASALRWKGIYVNSADGRNILNHVTLSYAGNSVMNFSGEDFSAGVGIELGAKMAFKNSTFSNNKGYGVYADDAGGQIGAFESNTFVSNDRAVGLPADQAEMIDGASVFTDNTNADVEIFESDFSESKTSTWKKLSGGAAYRLSGDMDVNGKLTLAAGAIVNFDENVLVRVFGSLTAVGTATDRIVFTTSNPGGELYWKGIYVSSASSLNNFDFTDFSFAGNSPIDFSGADFAAAIGVDITGKVSVTNSTFTNNKDYGIYADESGGQIGSFGSNSFSDNKRGVGIPADELDAIDGASTFSNNSFADVEVFESDLAQDKVVTWKSLTTGASYRITGNIRVYGKVTVEAGASFKMDEDVQILVDGAFTAKGTSTNMITFTSSNIDGGLHWKGFYFSSTDAGNEFDFCNIAYGGNSPHDFNGADFPANIAVNSDGKVTVTNSAITNSSGYGIYSKGVTNDFAGAAAGNTFTDNASGNNQE; encoded by the coding sequence ATGAAAGTAAAACAGTTAGTCGGAATGCTCACCTGTTTGGTGATGTTAGTGTTTGCAATAAGTTGTGGGGACGATGAACCAGCACCCTCGAAGTTCAAGCTGGAAGCAGATATTGATTTTAGTCCGGAAAACCCGGCAGTGAATGAAGAAATTACCCTAGATGCAAGTGGTTCCGTGGATGCGGATGCTATTGGCTTCACTGCCGAGTGGACGCTTCTGTCACAGCCAGCCGGCAGCACAACAGAAATAACCAACGCCGATGCCATTATAGCTTCTTTGATTCCCGATGTTGAAGGGGACTATGAAGTTCAGTTGAAAATTTCGAATGCTGATGAAGGGGTGAACGATACAAAGCAAGTAACCATAAGTGCATTGGCTCCAGGCTATGTAGAACTCAGCGGATTGATTGATAGCGACATGACGCTTGAAAATATCAACCTTGATCCCACACTTGTTGATTATTTGGTAACTGGAGATGTGTCGGTGCTTGCCGTGCTCACTGTAGAGCCAGGCGTCGTTATTCATTTCCAGGAAGATAAAATGATGAAGATTGAGCAGGGTGGCACTTTGCTGGCAGCAGGTACCGAAGCCGACTCCATCATTTTTACAACAGCCAACGAAGAGGCTGATCTGTTTTGGAAGGGGCTTTACATACAGTCAGCCAGTGCGCAGAACATACTTAAGTACGCCGAAGTTTCATACGCTGGCAACACAGCCATGGATTTTAACGGAGCTGACTATATGGCTGGTGTAGGTGTAAATGGAGGAGGAAATATCAAGATTGAAAATAGCCTTTTCGCTGCCAACAAAGGTTATGGAGTTTACCTGGATGATGATGGGGGAAAGCTTAATACATTTAAGGACAACCTCTTTGTTGACAATGAAAACGGCATGGCCGTGTGGGCTGAAACGGCAGCAAGTGTTGACAATACCACCGCATTTACCAATTCAACAAATGCCGATGTTGAAATTTTTTCTTCTTCAATTGCCGAAGCGACGGAAATAACATGGAAGGCATTGAGCAACGACGCTCGTTATACTGTTTCGGGAGATATCGATGTGAATGGAGTGCTTAATGTTGCTCCCGGGGCCAAGTTCGGGTTGGATGAGGATGTCATGATTACTGTCGACGGTGCATTCATAGCGGCTGGCACTGCCGAGAGCCCGATTGAATTTACAACCTCCGATGAGGCTTCAGCACTTCGCTGGAAAGGTATTTATGTGAACTCAGCCGATGGCAGAAATATATTGAACCATGTCACACTTTCATATGCTGGAAATTCAGTGATGAATTTCTCAGGAGAAGACTTCTCAGCCGGTGTTGGTATTGAGCTCGGCGCAAAAATGGCGTTTAAGAACAGTACTTTCTCCAACAACAAAGGCTATGGCGTCTATGCCGACGATGCCGGTGGCCAGATTGGTGCATTTGAAAGCAATACTTTTGTTTCGAACGACAGGGCGGTTGGCTTGCCAGCTGACCAGGCTGAAATGATAGACGGTGCTTCTGTTTTTACAGACAATACAAATGCTGATGTTGAAATTTTTGAGTCAGATTTTTCGGAATCCAAAACGTCAACATGGAAAAAACTCAGCGGAGGCGCCGCCTACAGACTGTCGGGCGACATGGACGTAAACGGCAAACTCACACTTGCTGCCGGAGCTATTGTGAACTTTGATGAAAATGTTTTGGTAAGGGTTTTTGGGTCGCTCACAGCCGTGGGAACTGCCACCGACCGTATTGTATTTACGACATCAAACCCTGGAGGCGAGCTTTATTGGAAGGGCATTTACGTCAGCTCTGCCAGTAGCCTCAATAATTTTGATTTCACCGATTTTTCGTTCGCCGGTAATTCTCCTATCGATTTCTCAGGAGCCGATTTTGCAGCGGCTATTGGCGTGGACATCACCGGCAAGGTATCGGTTACCAACTCTACGTTTACCAACAATAAAGACTATGGCATCTATGCCGATGAGTCGGGTGGACAGATAGGTAGTTTTGGAAGCAACAGCTTTTCCGACAACAAAAGGGGTGTAGGTATACCGGCCGATGAACTTGATGCTATCGATGGTGCAAGCACCTTCAGCAACAATTCATTTGCTGATGTGGAAGTATTCGAAAGCGACCTGGCCCAGGACAAAGTGGTCACGTGGAAGTCGTTGACCACGGGCGCTTCTTACAGAATTACCGGAAATATCAGGGTGTATGGAAAAGTTACTGTGGAGGCAGGCGCTTCTTTCAAAATGGACGAAGACGTCCAGATTCTGGTTGACGGCGCATTTACGGCAAAAGGAACTTCCACTAACATGATCACTTTCACCTCGTCAAATATCGATGGTGGGCTGCACTGGAAAGGATTTTATTTTTCGTCAACAGATGCCGGCAATGAGTTTGACTTTTGCAACATCGCTTACGGTGGTAACTCACCGCACGACTTCAATGGAGCTGATTTTCCTGCCAATATTGCGGTGAATTCGGATGGAAAGGTGACTGTAACGAACTCCGCTATTACCAACAGCAGTGGCTACGGAATCTATTCTAAAGGCGTAACAAATGATTTTGCCGGAGCGGCAGCTGGCAACACTTTCACTGATAATGCCAGTGGAAATAATCAGGAATAG
- a CDS encoding HNH endonuclease, which yields MSLKRNVLVLNQDYSPLTVCSVERAFLLVFLNKAEMISPVPNVYLHTVDTSYQAPSVIKVSRYISVPYKGVILSRQNVFRRDNHECQYCGTNRDLTLDHLVPRSKGGTSSWKNLVTACKHCNAKKGDYAPAEVGMKLRKEPFKPSYIMFLKTSNGSVFDEWRPFLQLKSEAL from the coding sequence ATGAGCTTAAAAAGGAATGTACTAGTTCTTAATCAGGACTATTCTCCCTTGACTGTTTGTTCGGTGGAGAGAGCATTTCTTCTTGTCTTTTTGAATAAGGCTGAGATGATTTCGCCCGTGCCCAATGTTTATTTGCATACTGTGGACACTTCTTATCAGGCTCCGTCGGTCATCAAAGTGTCAAGGTATATCAGTGTCCCCTACAAAGGAGTTATACTGTCCCGCCAAAACGTTTTCCGGCGTGACAACCACGAATGCCAGTATTGCGGCACCAACCGGGATCTCACCCTTGATCACCTCGTTCCTCGCTCAAAGGGCGGAACCTCAAGCTGGAAAAATCTTGTTACTGCCTGTAAACATTGCAATGCTAAGAAAGGCGATTATGCTCCCGCTGAAGTTGGGATGAAACTTAGAAAAGAGCCTTTCAAGCCGTCTTACATCATGTTTTTAAAGACCTCCAATGGCAGTGTGTTCGACGAGTGGCGACCATTTTTGCAACTCAAGTCGGAGGCGCTATAA